One Miscanthus floridulus cultivar M001 chromosome 11, ASM1932011v1, whole genome shotgun sequence DNA window includes the following coding sequences:
- the LOC136491528 gene encoding glycine-rich protein 2-like → MASERVTGTVKWFNVDKGFGFITPDDGSEDLFVHQSSIKSDGYRSLKDGETVEYTVGSGNDGRTKALDVTAPGGGNLAGGERPDGGNGGGGRYGGGGGGYGGGGGDRGYGGGGGDRGYGGGGDRGYGGGGDRGYGGGGDRGYGGGGGGGYGGGGAGRGCYKCGEEGHMARDCSQGGGGYGGGGGGYGGGGGGYGGGGGRECYNCHQEGHISRDCPEKRR, encoded by the coding sequence ATGGCGTCGGAGAGGGTGACCGGGACCGTGAAGTGGTTCAACGTCGACAAGGGTTTCGGGTTCATTACCCCCGACGACGGCAGCGAGGACCTCTTCGTCCACCAGTCCTCCATCAAGTCCGACGGCTACCGCAGCCTCAAGGACGGCGAGACCGTCGAGTACACCGTCGGCAGCGGCAACGACGGCCGCACCAAGGCCCTCGACGTCACCGCGCCCGGCGGCGGCAACCTCGCCGGCGGGGAACGTCCCGACggcggcaacggcggcggtggacgctacggcggcggcgggggcggctacgggggaggaggcggcgaccgtggctacggcggcggcggcggcgaccgcggTTACGGTGGAGGAGGCGACCGTGGCTACGGGGGAGGAGGTGACCGCGggtacggtggcggcggcgaccgtggctacggcggcggcggcggcggcggctacggtGGTGGTGGCGCCGGTCGCGGATGCTACAAGTGCGGTGAGGAGGGCCACATGGCAAGGGACTGCTCccagggcggcggcggctacggaggcggtggtggcggctacggaggcggcggcggtggctacggaggtggcggtggccgcGAGTGCTACAACTGCCACCAGGAGGGCCACATCTCCCGCGACTGCCCCGAGAAGAGGCGCTAG